From Deltaproteobacteria bacterium, one genomic window encodes:
- a CDS encoding CHAT domain-containing protein has protein sequence MTIVDHIVNNNTSPDPLSDSLNSIEDYTDVEKVNAFGDLVAGFHRFSHLNALDRAGLGMAIMFLASSVLEVQPEQHENTIAKVKGIANTVKKILGSIQFPGTISSQRSVRHYSYWLTHQVLHLRTDTEMIIDDDGLKELLHCALSGPANTTPSGIHSKLIILKEEYPVLIISVLKLSHMDTAIQSLWSSLNPVISAGKHPPFANNTMEYLKVGEYYLYGDWNNRASILKLASNRASLDQPQKQVLSAEADQIDTQLANPSPILLSHQAAPLECQVSSDINSILSCTDPSTAKATAQNSSEPFSAKNVRYVLTRLLHSMKFSLASEVIDRQLELVSRNLDVNALVELLHYQFMLSNWINDGQTRQRANYFIAYLKHVYGDRTTWHGLGESANFGILDQNNNHTEVKELKRHNWENLLYIPSDDNPSKTFQLYNSHLQAIKLKLKSVRSIKTDAINDLVTKMQKISDSNSLFHSSEILKVTRMLIKKSGRGTPSGLCKLYTGLVQKQMQWIPNKRTRLLNISLNEKPVFAGYVESVLNGASTVSAGDQLSELYFKLWGGQRIYDLVNKNPGSIAVHYFINENNTSFCLLTRNNGNDNCKTDIIKLDNARKSDFAKIRECIQKDNIVRDFLRQLVHPDQALPNLIHLCTKDEQPNEKIVDLLYRKLLIIGQKLFPNSLLSCLNQHKPKHIYLSVDAELMDLPIQWLPCGSKNEPFIKNFQSSVITPAMVSPFFATDTNRTTLSAKSGNYNLFEPELYRAIMVYSSPPGNSWDISSVQDVLQAISRSQLATIITHGFDEADPARSSLALPGGLRLRRTDIESSGISFNGTTVALFACSAAYRRQTDHLHKETVADAFLAQGARGVIAGLAPLQTNLIRTFVQIFMEQSVSSGAFLPSSVFQQAAITALRTVKDDDNLTENQKRKNQLGLFTLAYYGID, from the coding sequence ATGACGATCGTCGACCACATAGTTAATAATAACACCAGCCCAGATCCGCTATCAGATTCTTTAAACTCAATCGAAGATTACACCGACGTTGAAAAGGTAAATGCATTTGGCGATTTAGTCGCCGGATTTCACAGATTTTCCCATCTCAATGCACTCGACCGCGCCGGGCTGGGAATGGCGATCATGTTTCTCGCCTCTTCCGTACTGGAGGTTCAGCCAGAGCAACATGAAAACACGATTGCCAAGGTCAAAGGCATCGCGAACACGGTGAAAAAGATTCTCGGTAGCATTCAGTTTCCAGGCACAATTTCTTCCCAGCGGAGTGTGCGCCATTATTCATACTGGCTGACCCACCAAGTTCTCCACCTTCGTACAGACACTGAGATGATAATTGACGATGACGGACTAAAAGAGTTACTCCACTGCGCATTGTCCGGTCCCGCAAATACCACTCCATCAGGAATCCATTCCAAACTTATCATATTAAAAGAAGAATATCCGGTTTTAATCATATCTGTTCTTAAACTCAGTCACATGGATACTGCGATCCAATCGCTATGGTCCAGTCTGAATCCTGTTATCAGTGCAGGAAAACATCCGCCATTTGCGAATAATACTATGGAATATCTTAAGGTTGGGGAATATTACTTGTATGGAGACTGGAATAATCGCGCCTCCATTCTCAAATTAGCAAGTAACCGCGCAAGCCTCGATCAGCCTCAAAAGCAGGTCTTATCCGCTGAAGCTGATCAGATCGATACCCAACTGGCGAATCCTTCACCCATTCTTTTGTCGCATCAAGCAGCACCTCTGGAATGTCAAGTGTCCTCGGATATTAATTCGATATTGTCATGCACTGACCCATCAACCGCTAAAGCTACCGCCCAAAACTCAAGCGAACCTTTCTCAGCAAAAAATGTACGCTACGTATTGACACGTCTGCTTCACTCCATGAAATTCAGCCTTGCATCTGAAGTTATCGACCGGCAGCTCGAACTGGTGTCCAGGAATCTTGATGTCAATGCACTCGTTGAACTGCTTCATTACCAGTTCATGCTGTCGAACTGGATTAACGATGGGCAGACACGACAACGGGCGAATTACTTTATTGCCTATTTGAAACATGTGTACGGCGACCGAACGACATGGCATGGCCTCGGTGAGAGCGCAAACTTTGGGATCCTTGATCAAAACAATAACCATACTGAAGTAAAGGAACTAAAAAGACATAATTGGGAAAATCTATTATATATTCCATCGGATGACAATCCTTCAAAAACATTTCAACTATACAATTCGCATTTACAGGCTATCAAATTAAAGCTAAAGAGTGTCCGGTCCATCAAGACGGACGCGATCAATGATTTAGTCACGAAAATGCAGAAAATTTCCGACAGTAATAGTTTGTTTCATTCGAGTGAGATTTTGAAAGTGACCCGTATGCTGATTAAAAAGTCTGGAAGAGGTACTCCATCTGGCTTGTGCAAGCTGTATACGGGTCTTGTTCAGAAGCAGATGCAGTGGATACCCAATAAGAGGACAAGATTACTCAATATATCGTTGAATGAAAAACCGGTATTTGCTGGCTATGTAGAGTCTGTTTTAAATGGAGCTTCGACCGTCTCCGCAGGTGATCAGCTTTCGGAATTATATTTCAAGCTTTGGGGCGGTCAAAGGATATACGATCTTGTAAATAAAAATCCTGGATCCATTGCCGTTCATTACTTTATCAATGAAAACAATACTTCATTCTGTTTGTTAACCAGAAACAATGGAAACGATAACTGTAAAACAGATATCATAAAACTAGATAACGCGAGAAAATCTGATTTCGCCAAAATCCGAGAATGTATTCAAAAGGACAATATTGTAAGGGATTTTCTTAGACAGCTTGTCCATCCCGATCAGGCGTTGCCAAATCTCATTCATCTTTGTACCAAGGATGAACAACCCAATGAAAAAATAGTGGACTTGCTATATAGGAAATTGCTGATCATCGGACAGAAGCTTTTCCCTAACAGTTTACTCTCCTGTCTAAATCAGCATAAACCCAAGCATATATACCTTAGTGTGGATGCCGAGCTGATGGATTTACCCATACAGTGGCTTCCTTGTGGATCGAAGAATGAACCTTTCATCAAAAACTTCCAGTCTTCTGTAATCACCCCTGCCATGGTCTCTCCGTTCTTCGCTACTGATACCAACAGAACGACCTTAAGCGCGAAATCCGGGAATTATAATCTTTTTGAGCCAGAGCTGTATCGTGCGATAATGGTATACTCTTCACCACCAGGTAATTCTTGGGACATCTCCTCCGTTCAAGACGTATTGCAGGCAATCTCCAGAAGCCAGTTGGCCACGATTATTACTCACGGTTTCGATGAAGCGGATCCGGCCCGTTCCAGCCTCGCATTGCCGGGCGGATTACGCCTTCGTCGCACGGATATCGAATCATCAGGCATCTCCTTTAACGGTACTACCGTGGCCTTGTTCGCATGTTCAGCTGCCTACCGCCGGCAAACCGACCATCTGCACAAGGAGACTGTGGCCGATGCATTCCTGGCCCAGGGAGCCAGAGGTGTTATTGCCGGTCTCGCACCGCTACAGACAAACCTGATTCGTACGTTTGTCCAGATATTTATGGAACAGTCAGTCTCATCAGGCGCATTTTTACCAAGCAGTGTTTTTCAACAGGCTGCGATTACGGCACTTCGAACCGTGAAAGATGACGATAATTTAACTGAGAACCAAAAGCGAAAGAACCAGTTGGGCCTTTTCACGCTCGCATATTACGGCATCGACTGA